Proteins from a single region of Streptomyces vinaceus:
- a CDS encoding ABC transporter substrate-binding protein, giving the protein MSRPRALAAVLLAALLAAVTTACSDGSAAPAAAGSRPSVTIAASDQLGGAPVYLAQERGLWAGEGVAASVTTQPTGRDALNAVLGGQAQLGVVGDLPAVTAALGGRELRIVADLSRFTDWRLLTRTDRGVTGFAALKGRKVGVPQGTNVEYALSRMLASAGLSAGDVTVVNLAPTQVTPALARGDVDAGVTFPSFYDAARTALGERYAEVAFTGYTARTLLIAGPSADEKTTAAVVRTLLRAQRELAADPAGARQAVLAQSKGALQASYVDAFQPRYAYGASLSPELLAELTQEAAWAKAAQKLPGTADGAVVRGHLDPAPLTAADPAAVTLR; this is encoded by the coding sequence ATGTCCAGACCCCGCGCGCTGGCCGCCGTACTCCTGGCAGCCCTGCTCGCCGCCGTCACGACGGCCTGCTCCGACGGATCCGCCGCCCCGGCCGCCGCCGGCTCGCGCCCGTCCGTCACCATCGCCGCCAGCGACCAACTCGGCGGCGCCCCCGTCTACCTCGCGCAGGAGCGCGGCCTGTGGGCCGGTGAGGGCGTCGCCGCCTCCGTCACCACCCAGCCCACCGGCCGCGACGCCCTCAACGCGGTGCTCGGCGGTCAGGCGCAGCTCGGGGTCGTGGGCGACCTGCCGGCCGTGACCGCCGCGCTGGGCGGCCGCGAGCTGCGCATCGTCGCCGACCTGTCCCGGTTCACCGACTGGCGGCTGCTGACCCGCACCGACCGGGGCGTCACCGGCTTCGCCGCGCTGAAGGGCCGCAAGGTCGGCGTCCCGCAGGGCACCAACGTGGAGTACGCGCTCTCGCGCATGCTGGCCTCGGCCGGTCTGTCGGCGGGCGACGTGACCGTGGTGAACCTCGCGCCGACCCAGGTGACTCCGGCCCTGGCCCGCGGCGACGTCGACGCCGGCGTCACCTTCCCCAGCTTCTACGACGCGGCGCGCACCGCGCTCGGCGAGCGGTACGCGGAGGTGGCCTTCACCGGCTACACCGCCAGGACCCTCCTGATCGCGGGCCCGTCCGCGGACGAGAAGACCACCGCCGCGGTGGTCCGTACCCTGCTGCGCGCCCAGCGCGAGCTCGCCGCGGACCCGGCCGGGGCGCGGCAGGCCGTGCTCGCCCAGTCCAAGGGGGCGCTGCAGGCCTCGTACGTCGACGCCTTCCAGCCGCGCTACGCCTACGGCGCCTCCCTCTCCCCCGAGCTGCTCGCCGAGCTGACGCAGGAGGCCGCCTGGGCCAAGGCCGCTCAGAAGCTGCCCGGCACCGCCGACGGCGCCGTGGTCCGCGGCCACCTGGACCCCGCCCCGCTGACGGCCGCGGACCCGGCCGCCGTGACCCTCCGCTGA
- a CDS encoding DUF4436 family protein → MAAPPLPPRQRRSGASLLPVLLPIAILIVVAVAVGSWLQFTERQAIDTVDTVGSSAPDRLDVEATVQRVDAAARELLLRVRVTPLGTLGEQGESAPVGDLSLQTSAATLGDLEFKAHERLATKDVQVAMTGGSVSDYPFDTYETGIGFRALLDGKPVPVRMLFSNNDTLFSVTATPGPNPQEAAVELELMRSGSLVVFAVFMMVVMWALAAAVLIGSWYLTTRREGLVWPALSWMAATLFALAAFRNTAPGTPPIGCVLDWFAFLWAETVIALCLIAVVITGVRTAIRPDDTA, encoded by the coding sequence ATGGCCGCACCCCCGCTCCCTCCTCGCCAAAGGCGCTCCGGGGCCTCACTCCTGCCGGTCCTGCTTCCCATCGCGATCCTGATCGTGGTGGCGGTGGCGGTGGGCTCGTGGCTGCAGTTCACCGAACGGCAGGCGATCGACACGGTCGACACGGTCGGATCCTCCGCCCCCGACCGGCTGGACGTGGAAGCCACCGTCCAACGGGTCGACGCGGCGGCCAGAGAGCTGCTGCTGCGGGTCCGGGTCACCCCGCTCGGGACCCTCGGCGAACAGGGGGAGAGCGCACCGGTGGGCGACCTCAGCCTCCAGACCTCCGCCGCGACCCTCGGGGATCTGGAGTTCAAGGCGCACGAGCGGCTCGCGACCAAGGACGTGCAGGTCGCGATGACGGGCGGATCGGTCAGCGACTACCCGTTCGACACCTACGAGACCGGCATCGGCTTCCGGGCACTGCTGGACGGCAAACCGGTGCCGGTACGGATGCTGTTCTCCAACAACGACACGCTCTTCTCGGTCACCGCGACACCCGGGCCGAACCCGCAGGAGGCCGCCGTGGAGCTGGAGTTGATGCGGTCGGGCAGCCTGGTCGTCTTCGCCGTCTTCATGATGGTGGTGATGTGGGCGCTGGCGGCGGCCGTGCTCATCGGATCCTGGTACCTGACCACCCGCCGCGAGGGCCTGGTCTGGCCGGCCCTCTCCTGGATGGCCGCCACCCTGTTCGCCCTGGCGGCGTTCCGCAACACGGCCCCCGGCACGCCGCCCATCGGCTGCGTACTGGACTGGTTCGCCTTCCTGTGGGCCGAGACCGTCATCGCCCTCTGCCTGATCGCCGTGGTCATCACCGGCGTCCGCACCGCCATCCGGCCGGACGACACGGCCTAG
- a CDS encoding ABC transporter permease: MHSTPSPAGRARGRLGPALGVAGAVLALWSLTAWSGAVAPGLLPTPVETASALAAGARSGLLASDVAASLARAGQGFALGAVLGSALGFATGYLPRLSAAVTPLVSFLRPIPAIALVPLATAWFGIGETAKRLLIAYAVLLAVWLYVHDGVSRVPVSHLRAARTLGAPLHRRFTEVLLPAAAPALLAALRYGASVALLALVAAELGGADSGLAYRLQVDGQFLRVDRMFAGLLVLGLLGVAVDLVLAAIGRRFVHWGTS; encoded by the coding sequence GTGCACTCCACCCCCTCACCGGCAGGCCGGGCCCGCGGCCGGCTGGGCCCCGCCCTCGGCGTGGCCGGCGCGGTGCTCGCCCTGTGGTCCCTGACCGCCTGGTCCGGCGCGGTGGCTCCGGGGCTGCTGCCCACGCCCGTCGAGACCGCCTCCGCGCTCGCCGCCGGCGCGCGCAGCGGTCTGCTCGCCTCCGACGTCGCCGCCAGCCTGGCCCGCGCGGGGCAGGGCTTCGCGCTCGGTGCCGTGCTCGGGAGCGCGCTCGGCTTCGCCACCGGCTACCTGCCGAGGCTGTCCGCCGCCGTCACGCCGCTCGTCTCCTTCCTCCGGCCGATCCCGGCGATCGCCCTGGTGCCGCTGGCGACCGCCTGGTTCGGTATCGGTGAGACCGCGAAGCGGCTGCTCATCGCGTACGCCGTCCTGCTCGCGGTCTGGCTGTACGTACACGACGGGGTCTCGCGGGTGCCCGTCTCCCACCTGCGGGCTGCCCGCACGCTGGGGGCGCCGCTGCACCGGCGGTTCACCGAGGTGCTCCTGCCGGCCGCCGCCCCGGCCCTGCTGGCGGCGCTGCGCTACGGCGCCTCGGTCGCACTCCTCGCCCTGGTGGCCGCCGAACTGGGAGGCGCCGACAGCGGTTTGGCGTACCGGCTCCAGGTGGACGGCCAGTTCCTGCGCGTGGACCGGATGTTCGCCGGGCTGCTGGTACTCGGACTGCTCGGCGTGGCCGTGGACCTGGTGCTGGCCGCGATCGGCCGCCGGTTCGTGCACTGGGGGACGTCATGA
- a CDS encoding ABC transporter ATP-binding protein, translating into MSKRVLLEGVSVAYGRTRVLDPVELDLPAGSFTALLGPSGCGKSTVLGAVAGFVPPDGGLVTAGAGPVRGPGPDRGVVFQHYALFPWRTARGNVEFALKRLGLPRAERRRRALAALAEVGLAEGAEKYPAQLSGGMQQRVALARALAAEPEVLLLDEPFGALDSLTRTRMQTLLRELWQRRGTTVLFVTHDIDEALALAQRVVVLGGTPGRVLADHAVPDGPPDPDLRSLITRHLHSLPAG; encoded by the coding sequence ATGAGCAAGCGGGTACTGCTGGAGGGCGTTTCCGTCGCGTACGGGCGCACGCGCGTGCTGGACCCCGTCGAACTGGACCTCCCCGCAGGATCGTTCACGGCCCTGCTGGGCCCGAGCGGCTGCGGCAAGTCGACCGTCCTCGGGGCGGTGGCCGGGTTCGTGCCGCCGGACGGCGGCCTGGTGACGGCCGGAGCCGGTCCGGTGCGCGGACCGGGCCCGGACCGGGGCGTGGTCTTCCAGCACTACGCCCTGTTCCCCTGGCGCACGGCCCGCGGCAACGTGGAGTTCGCGCTCAAACGGCTCGGCCTGCCCCGCGCGGAGCGCCGCCGGCGGGCGCTGGCCGCGCTCGCCGAGGTCGGTCTCGCGGAGGGCGCCGAGAAGTATCCGGCCCAGCTGTCCGGCGGCATGCAGCAGCGGGTCGCCCTGGCCCGCGCCCTGGCGGCCGAACCCGAAGTCCTGCTGCTGGACGAGCCGTTCGGGGCCCTCGACTCGCTCACCCGGACCCGGATGCAGACCTTGCTGCGGGAGCTGTGGCAGCGCCGCGGCACCACCGTGCTGTTCGTCACGCACGACATCGACGAGGCCCTGGCCCTCGCCCAGCGCGTCGTCGTCCTCGGCGGGACCCCCGGCCGGGTGCTGGCCGACCACGCCGTGCCCGACGGGCCGCCGGACCCCGACCTGCGCTCCCTGATCACCCGTCACCTCCACTCCCTGCCCGCCGGATGA
- a CDS encoding helix-turn-helix domain-containing protein, with product MSRPEPTPEAIEVGRVIRACRKQRGVSMAVLATRSGLSQPFLSQLERGLATPSLSSIYRIAEALDVTPGTFLRPPGRPGTVSHEADPQVIRVEESAGQVAHVLIPGGRSAVMEAYEHHFEPGRGERGWFQHPGEDFLYVLEGEIVLEVEGEEPLTLRAGQSAHHRGELPHRCRLSGPAPARTLLVITNA from the coding sequence GTGTCTCGCCCCGAACCCACACCCGAAGCGATCGAGGTCGGACGGGTGATACGCGCCTGCCGCAAGCAGCGCGGAGTCTCCATGGCCGTACTCGCCACCCGTTCGGGCCTCTCCCAGCCCTTCCTAAGCCAGCTCGAACGCGGACTCGCCACGCCCAGCCTCAGCTCGATCTACCGGATCGCCGAGGCCCTGGACGTCACCCCGGGCACCTTCCTCAGGCCGCCAGGCCGCCCCGGCACGGTCAGCCACGAGGCCGACCCGCAGGTGATCCGGGTGGAGGAGAGCGCCGGACAGGTCGCGCACGTACTCATCCCCGGCGGGCGCAGCGCGGTGATGGAGGCCTACGAGCACCACTTCGAGCCGGGGCGCGGGGAGCGCGGGTGGTTCCAGCACCCGGGAGAGGACTTCCTCTACGTACTGGAGGGCGAGATCGTCCTGGAGGTCGAGGGGGAGGAGCCGCTGACCCTGCGCGCGGGCCAGAGCGCCCACCACCGCGGCGAACTCCCGCACCGCTGCCGCCTGTCGGGCCCCGCGCCCGCCCGCACCCTGCTGGTCATCACGAACGCCTGA